The Chloroflexus aggregans DSM 9485 genome segment ACGAACGCCTGTCGCTGCTGGCACGTTCGCTTCGTGAACGTCCTCGACTCGATCCGGCACTTAGCCGGCCCATTCTCGACGAAATTTGTCGCTCGCGGGGTGAGGCACTCGCTACCCTCGTCCCGGTGTTACCGGTTATTTTGACCGATATTGGCCGTACCCAATCAGGCCAGCTTAACGAGTTGTTAGAACGGATTACCGAACTTTTGCCGCCAGAGACGAGCACGACCCTCCTGATTACCATCCTCGACACCGGCGATGCTCCGCCTGTATTACGCTGGCAGGCAATTGATTTGCTGTGCCGGCAACGCATATTGCCGCCGCCGTTACCGACCTACGCCGATCTGATCAGTCAAGCAGGGCGTTGCCTCCTCGCAGTGGTCCATCCCGACACAATCCATCACCTCGCCGAACCGGCCTTACAGCTTGGCCTACGTTTACTGCTCAGCGGTGCAGCCGGTACAAACCGGCAATATTTGATTGCCCATCACCTCTTGGCCCACACCACATTACCGGCCAGTGTCCGCGCGCTCGCACCGGCAGCCCTTCCGCCTGCCGAAGTCGGGCAAGCGATTGTCGATCCGATGCCCGAAGTACGGCAAGCAGCGCGTAAGGTATGGATCCGCACCGGTCATATTGATCAACTCGCCCGCTTTGTCACCCAAACCGACAAACCATGGTCGGCCCGTGATGAAGCGTTGACCGATCTTGCAACGACAGCCGACGGCCAAACCTTTATCGCGGCTTTTGCAATTGGCAATCGCCTCCCGCTCGATCTGCGGCTGCGGGCGATTCGACTGCTCAGCCGACTACCAAATGGGACCGAGCTTCTCAAACGTCTCCTTTACGCCGAGCACGAACCCGAAATTATTCGCGCGGCTGCGGTACGCAGTCTCAGCCACAACTTCCACGTCATCACCCACCTCGGCCCACTACTCGACCGCAGGCATCCACCGCTCATTCGCCGTACCACCGTGCATGTGCTCAGTGCAATTGCCCGTCTTCATCAATCGGCGGCACTCACTGCACGAACCAGCTTACTCACGGTACTGAACCAACCTGATCTAGATGCAGCACTGACGACAACCATCATTGAAACACTCGGCAAGCACGGTGGAAAGCAAGCATTAGCAGCACTCGGTCACACCCTGGCACCGACCTACGGTGTCACCCTGCTCGAAACATGGATCACCTCGTTTCCGGCATTGATCGGGCCGAGTGAACAGTGGATCGATCAAGCCGACAACCCAACTGTTCGGGCACTACTAGCCGATCTGATGGTCGCGATTGCCAACCATCCGAACCTCATCGGAGTCGAGCTTGACCGGCCATCGGCATTGATTGCCGGTCACGTCATGATATTGAGCAGCGCCACCGCACGTACACTCGGCACTATTGGTCAACATCAACCGACATTGATGCCGGCAGTTCGCGCCTTGATCGGTGTCGCGCTGTATGACACCAGTACGCTTCGACCGCTCAGCGAACTACTAAACGCCGACCCAACGTGTGACTTAGTAGCAATTGTCCGCAATACCGAACACGACCCGCCATTGCGTTATACCGCCTTGCATGCGCTCGCGCAACAGCCTAACGGTGCAGAAGCACTCTTGTACCTCGCCAAACACGCAGACAGCGATTTGGCATGTACTGCACTCGATCGGCTCCAACCGCCATTACCACCAACGCTCAACGAGCAACTGCTACAATTGGTCAACACTGCTACCGACGAAGCGGTGCGACTTGCCGGATTACGGGCACTGGGCCGCAATGCAGACCCTGCTGCGGTACCCGCGCTCCTCGAGATTGCGCTGAACAATGAAGAGACTACTGCGATCCGTGCCGCAGCCCTCGATGCGATTGTCGAGGCACCGGTTGCGCCGCTCACCGAGTTAATTACCTCACAACCAGAACCGATCCGTAGTGCTGCTCTGCGTGCGCTGAGTCGTAGTCCGCAACCGGGCCCGGCCCCTATCTTACACCGCCTTGCCTTCGACCCCGACCGAACCTGTGCGCTCGCTGCGGTAAGCGCGCTCGCCGCCCATCCCGAAACCCATACGCCGATCCTGGCCCGCTTGATCCGCAGCCATCCCGATCTGGCTGTACGCCTCGCAGCAGCGGCAGCCTTTGATGCGTCGGCAGCCGACGAGACCATACCGGTCTTTGTGGAAGCATTGCTCTCGCCGTATCCGGCACTCCAAACCCAAGCCTTCCGGCTCCTCGCTGCCATCGACCCGTATCATGCAGCATTACGTCAACCACTAACCGATCCGCAGCAGACGGTTGTCCTCCGCTTTCAAGCGTTGCACCATCTCAGCACATACGCACCGAACGATCCGCTCATTCGCCAAGTGGCGAATGATCCGACGGCACCTGAACAATTACGCTGCCACGCCATTGCCGTATTGGGTCGGCAAGCCGATGCAACTGTCGTCGACGTATTACTTCGGCTTGCCGGTGATGCTACGCAACCACCGGCAGTGAAGCATGCAGCAATCGCTGCTCTCGACCGGCAATGGACTGAAGTTGGGCACGAGGCGGCGCTCACCGCACTGATTACCCTTGTCACATCACCGATTCCCGAAGTAGTGCTGTGGGCCGGCACGGTACTGCTTGACCGGCTGGTACCGATCGAGATCGGTGAACCGTAAGCAATCGCTAACAAGCTGCTTTGCCGGCCACTAGTTCAGTGAAAGGAGTAAGGAATGTCCCACACCAATTTCGTCACGACGAGCCGTGGCTTACGTCGCAACAGCCCACCAATGCGTCTGTTTGAGAAAGCAAAACAGTTTGGCATCTGGAACCCCTCACTGCTCGATTTCAGCCGTGACATTGACGATTGGAATCGGCTGAGTGACGAAGAACGCGATTTATTACTACGTCTGACGGCCCTCTTTCAGGCCGGCGAAGAAGCTGTTACCCTCGACTTGTTACCTCTGATCAAAGCCATTGCGCACGATGGACGGCTAGAGGAGGAGCTATTTCTCACCACGTTCTTGTTTGAAGAAGCCAAGCATACCGATTTCTTTGCCCGCTTCATCAGCGAAGTAGCCCGCGTCGACCCCGACCTCAGTCGCTACCATACGCCTAGCTATCGGGCACTGATTTACGACGCGCTTCCGCGTGCAATGCAACGTCTAGAGCACGATCCGTCACCGTTCAACCTCGCCGAAGCGTCGCTCACGTACAATATGATCGTTGAAGGGGTACTCGCCGAGACCGGATACCACGGCTACTTCACAATTCTCGACACTCACAATCTGATGCCCGGTGTACGTGAGGGGATTCGGCTGCTCAAACAAGACGAGTCGCGTCACATTGCGTATGGCATCTACCTCCTATCACGCCTGATCGCTGCCGACCGGCAGATTTGGGATCATATCGTTGAGCGGATGAACGAGCTTGTCATACACGCTTTAGGCGTCATCGATGAGATCTTTACCAGTTATGATACAATGCCGTTTGGCTTGCAAATCGAGACCTTCAGCACCTTCGCCCTAAACCAATTCCAACGCCGTCTTAATCGGCTGGAACTGGCGTGTCAGCAGAGCCTCGCCGAGATTGAAGGACTGGCGACCGATGATGAGGAAGCCGCATGAGTACGTTCTTGCGACGGGTTGTCTTACTAACCGGTGCCGGTGGCGGATTGGGACGCGAGTTTGCTCACCAACTGTTAGCTGCCGGCGCCGACCTTATCCTGAGCAGTCACCATCCACATCGGCTGACTGCCGCTGCCGAGTTTGCGGCCCACCACCAGACGAGTCCGCATCCCGGTCGCATTCGGGCTTTACTACCGGCAGACTTGAGCGATCCGGCTAGTTGTGACCGGCTGGCCCAACAGGTGATGCATGTAGCCCCCGATCTCGATCTGATTATTCACAACGCCGGCGTCGGTCTGTATGGCCCACTCAATGTTATCCCGCCGGCTGCCATCGAACGTCTCTTACAGATTAATCTCCACGCCCCGATCCGACTCACCGCCGCACTCTTACCGATGTTGCGCCATCGTCCTAACGGACAGATCGTCTTCATCTCGTCGATCCTTGGTCGCGCCGCACTACCCAATATTAGCGTCTACAGTGCGGCGAAGTTCGGCCTGCGCGGCTTTGCCAGTGGTCTCGCTGCCGACGGCTATTGCGTCAGTACGGTTTATCCTTTTTTCACCCAAACCGACATCCTCGATGCACCACAGTATGGCGAAGGCCCGCCACGGCGTGTCCCGCGCTGGTTGGTCGATCAGCCGCGCCCGGTGGTCCGAGCGAGCCTTGCCGGGATCGCTGCCCGTCGCCGACATATCTTTCCTGGTTGGAAAGCAAAACTGTTCGCAGTTGTTGCTGCGGTTGCGCCTGATCTCCTACCACCGTTTAGCCGGCTGGTGTAGCGACATCCTCACCGGCTACGCACGTACCACTGCCACCTCGCCCGTTGCGCCCCTATCGTTCATGTGTAGCGACATACCCCGGCTGTGGTACACTACAGACAGCGTTAAGCGAGCACGACGCAGAACCGCACAGGCCACACCTTTATCGGTGCTCTGCGCCTCCGTGCTTTGATGTCGTAGGATGTACATATGAGCGAACTTGCCGAGGAACTGACCCGTCTGACCTGTGATCTCATCCGATTTGAGACGATTGCCGACCGACCTGACCAGTTGCAGGCTGCAATTGATTATGTTGCCGCATACGTGGCCGATCTACCGTCGTTGCACATTGAACGGAGTAGCGCAGGCGGTAAACCGGCCCTCGTGATGACCTTACGACCTACGCGATCACCACGGCTCATACTCAACGGCCACCTTGATGTCGTCGTAGGGCAACCACATCAATTTACACCAGAGATACGCAACGGCCGCATTTACGGGCGTGGTAGCCAGGATATGAAAGGTAGTATTGCGGTCATGCTCCGCCTGATCCGCGATTTGGCAACCCAACCCAACCCACCCGATGTTGGTTTTCAGTTTGTGACCGATGAGGAGATCGGCGGCCGTCACGGCACCGGTCGGCTGCGCGACGAAGGCTGGAGCTGCGAGTTCATGCTCTGCCTCGAACCAACCGATCTCGGCATTTTGTTCGAGCACAAAGGTGGGATGTGGGCCAAACTGCGCTTACCCGGTCGTGCTGCTCACGGTTCACGACCATGGGAAGGTGATAATCCAATCTATCGGCTGGCCCGTGGGATCAATGCGCTGGCCGAACGCTACCCACCACCCACCGGCCCCCACGAATGGCGCACCTCGGTAACACCAACGGAAATTCACGCCGGTGCCGGTTCACGCAACCAAGTACCGGCAGAGGTGTTCGTTACGTTCGATATTCGTTGGACGCCGGATACAACCCCAGAAGCGATTCAGGCCGATCTCGCTGCTGTCTTCCCCGATAGTGAGTTTGTAAGTGTGATGGCCAGCGCCGGTCTCCGCACCGATCCTGAACATCACGAAGTTGAACGGATCGCAAACCTGATCGAACGTCATACCGGCCAACCACCACGCTTCTACCGCGAACATTTCGCCACCGATGCGCGTTACTACTCTCACCTTGGCATTCCGGCCATCTGTCTCGGTCCGGTGGGAGCCGGGTTACATTCGGCTGAAGAGTGGGTGGAGATTGCCAGTCTGGTCACGCTCTACCACATCATTAACGACTACGTCAAAAGTATTTAGCAGTTCTAAATAATACTATGCTCTACCTCCTCCAAACCTTACCCGGCCTCGCCGCGCTCACATGGCGTGAAGTTGAACAAAAAATCCATACCGACGAACGGACTGCGCCACGCCAGGTTGGGGTGCGTAACGTACCGGGCCGCAACGATCTTATCCTCCTTGATTACCAAGGCTCACCGCGCCGATTACTGGAACTGCGTACCATCGAAGATGTCTTCGTTGTCGCGACACGTGGCTTCAAAATCGCACCTGACGAGCGCGGATTACGCCAGATTCATGCCGCAACCCGTAATGAGGAAGTCGTCAAACCGGCACTCACGTTGTGGCAACGGCTCAATGGAGGCAAACGGAACGGCAGCTTTCGCGTCGTTGCGCGGATGGTCGGCAAACACCGCTTCCAGCGCTACGAGCTAGGGCGGGCTGTCAGTGACGCGATCCGCGATGGCTGGCCAGGCCGTTGGCAGCCGGTAAACGAAGAAGCCGATTTAGAGGTGTGGGCCACCCTGATCGAACAAGAACTGATCGTCGCGATCCGGCTTTCCGATGCGTCGTTGCGTATTCGTGGCAAAATTGCCCACTTACCGGCCTCACTGCGTCCGGCCCTTGCCGCGACAATGGTGATGCTGACCCAGCCGGCGGCTGATGACATTTTTCTCGACCCAATGGCCGGCGTCGGTACGATCTTGCTAGAACGGGCTGCCGCCGGACCATTTACCGCGCTCTACGGCGGTGATATTAGCCCGGCTGCGGTGACGGCCATGCAAGCCAATCTCCGTGGTATCCACGGTCAGATCACAGTACGCCGCTGGAACGCGACCAAACTACCGTTGCCCGACGCCAGCGTGACCAAGGTTGCCGTTAATTTGCCGTTCGGCACCCAGATCGGCGAAGGTGAAGACCTCGAAGAGCTATACCACGACGTGTTGCGCCAGATCGCGCGTGTGCTCAAACCGGGTGGACGGCTGGTGACCCTCGTTGCCAATCAACAACTGCTCGACCGGGCCAGAACACATGCAGCACCGGTCTTACGTGCCACGGCTCGCCACCGTGTACTGGTACTCGGTCATCGGGCAACAATCTGTGAACATATTCGGGTTCCTGATACGGCAGCAGCACCACCGCCACCCATACCTGCCGAAGATGACGATTGGGAGTAAGTTGTGCCACGCCAACTCCGTTCACTCATCAGGATGCTGATCGTCGTGTTTGTCTTGTGGCTGATCTGGTCACGGCTCCATATCGTGATCTGGGTACCGATGCCGTGGTGGGGATTGGTGTTACTGGTAGTGGGTAGCTATCTCGTGATCGAATACGCTATCGATCGGTTGCTCGGTCAGCGAAGACGGTAAGTGGAAGGGAGGTACCCTCACACCTCCCTTTCACCGGTCATACGCCAAACGACGTACTCAGCGTGGCAAACCTAGGGCAGTCATCACCGCCTCTTCACGCGCACGCATAAGGGCCTCATCGGCGGGACCGCGCTCGTGGTCATACCCCAGCAGATGTAACATCCCGTGTACGGTTAAGTAGGCCAACTCACGGGCTGGGCTATGGCCGTATTCCGCCGCTTGCACCAACACCCGATCGTAGGAGATAGCAATATCACCGAGGTATCGCGGAAGGTTTGGCGCGGTCACAAACTGACTACTATTACCATCATCGGCAAACGAGAGAACATCGGTTGGCGCATCAACCCCTCGAAAATCGCGGTTGAGCCGGTGTAATTCGGCATCTGTCGTAATACGGATGCAAACCTCACAACCGGCGGGAACCTGCTCGGCGGTTAACACTGCCTGAGCTGCTCGTTCAACCAAGGCCGCGTCAACCGCCAAATCGTCATCGACCAATACTTCAACGGTATATGTCATGGTGGTGAGTCTCGAACACCGCACAAGATTTGCCGCGCCAGGAGCAAAACATCCCTTTCCCGCTCAAATGAGACCCGCTGCAGAGCTTCATCGAGCGTGAACCAACGCGCATCGTCAACCTCGCCGGCCTGAGGACGAATCTCACCGTGCTCGTAGCGCAGCAAAAAGAGATCGACGTACTTATGGACCCGGCCCGATCCCGAACGGAACCAATACTCGATGGTTGCCAAATGCCGCTCGACCACACCGAACAACCCGGTTTCTTCCGCAACTTCACGCACGGCTGCGGCCTCAGCGGTCTCACCACGATTGACGTGACCCTTGGGCAATCCCCAGCGTTCCCCACGATCGGTGGCAATTAACGCCACTTCGATCTGTGGGGCGACGATCCGGTAGATAACACCGCCGGCCGAATAGGCTGTACGGTGCGACAATGAACGGCGTGAAGTCATGGGTGTTCGTTCAGGCACGCTTGAGCACCCGACCGGCACGCATATCCCAATAGCGGTCAATCGAGTACTGGATCCGCTCGCGAGCGACATCCGCCGACTCCCAGCCGACCGGCTCGACCCGTGAGCCTTCAAGGTCTTTATACACGGTAAAGAAGTGCTCAACCTCACGCAAATAATGCGCCGGCAGAGCAGTGTAATTGTGATAATCGGCGAAGAAGGGATCGTACTGCAACACTGCCAGTACTTTGTCGTCCGGCTCACCCTTGTCGAGCATTCGGAATAAACCCAATGGCCGTGCCTCGACAATACAGCCGGGGAAGGTTGGTAAGTTGGTCATCACCAACACATCGAGCGGATCGCCGTCGTCATAGTATGTCTGCGGCATAAAGCCATAGTCGCCAGGGTATTGAACGGCTGAATAGAGCACACGGTCGAGACGAAAGGCACCGATCCGCTTGTCAAATTCATACTTGTTACGTGAACCTTTCGGAATCTCAACAACAACATGAATGACGTTCGGAACGTCTGGACCGGGCTCCAGATCGTGCCATAGGTTCTGCATTGGCTGCCTCACTTACACGTATTATCTAACCTAACCTATTACCGCAAGATTATAACACGTAATGGTAGCAGTGTTCGTCAGGCACCGATTACCAACGATGACACCTCGCGATGCCGGCGACGCTTGGAGCGAGACCGGCATCGCGAGGTGGTAGTACACAACGTTTGCCTTTTCCTATACCGGAAGGAAAAGACTCACTTATTGGGCCGCAAACGCCAGCCCAATGCCAAATGCCCGCTCGTTCGGCCATGCCGACGCCGACGCATAACTGATGATGATCGTGGTCGTATCGAACCGAGCAGCTCCGCCGATCGAACTTCCATCAGCCGCTTGGCCGGTGAAGGTGGCGAGATAGCTCCCGTCAGGCATTTGGTACGGTTGGTTCGCTTGGGTCACCGACACCCAATCGGAGACCGTTTGCATCCACGTCGATCCGTTCAGCAAAGCCGGATTAGCGACGGTACGTCGCCCAATGAATCGCCCATTCCCGGTTGCAACCAACTCACCGTTGTTCGTAACCGGCGAGAGTTGCCAATTGGCAGGGTAACGGATCATTGCCGATCCCATCTGCGCAGTCACGAGACCTTCATAAGCCCAGATGAGCGGACTAGCATAGTCAACGTTACTGTTCACCGTTTGCTGTGGCTGACCGCCTGACGAGAGGAGCCACAGCTCACCGGGTGTTGTGAAACTATAGAGTGGGTCATTCGGATTGTCTGTTGGATTCCAATTCGCAGGAGCGAGTACTACCAGATTATTGCCGTTTGGCGACCAGGCTGCCGAAGTAATGCGTGGCAATTTGGTCACCAACTGACCAAGCAAAGTTAGATTACCGCTCGGTGACGCTTCACTCCGCTGTCCCACCAGCTCAACCAGCGCAAACGACCAAACATCATAGCCGCTGAAGCCACGAGCATCACTAAAGTTATATTCTACCGAAGCGACATACCGACCATCAGGCGAAAAGGCCGGTGGACGGAGCCAGCCTGTTCCGATCAGAGTCGGATTTTCAGTACCTCCGCTACTATCGGTAATCATCGTCAGATTAAGATCAACTAATGCCTGATAACCAAAAAAACGCTGATAGGCTACCATCTTCGCATCCGGTAGCCACGTCGGCCGATACACGAGATACCCCAATCCGGTTGAACCATTGGCCGTCGCCAGATCCCACGCATTGGCACCGGCCCGATTCACCAATCGAATGGCGTTGGTTTGGCCGGGGAAGTTCAAGGAACTAGGTTGAGCCGATGGCGACGTCGCAAAAGCCAAACGACGACCATCAGAGGCGAATACCGGATCGCAGCCCGACCCAATGGTAAGCTCGTTGAGCGTCGGCAGGTCAATCAGGTACACAGTCGCCGTAGCACACCAATTACTCCATTGCATCCAATCAAACGGCAACGTAGGTGGTTGAGGAGCGGCTGCATACGCCAGCGTTAATCCGTCAGGTGCCCAACTCAGACCATACGCAATCCGGCCCGATACCAGTGTTTGCGCCGCACCGCTACTGCGGTCGATTAGACTGATGATCTGATTGGAAGCCACTGCAATATGCCGACCGGTCGGATCAATCGCCACATCACGTACATTATTCGCCAACACCCGTTCCTGGTTACTTGACGGATCGATGGCTACTAACGAACCACCACGTAAAAACAGAATCTCCTCTGAGTATGTTGGCGCAAGCACCACCGGTTGAGGCAGCGGTGTCGGCGGGATTGGCGTCGGCGTCGAGGCAAGTGGAGTGGATGTTGGTGGCAACGTCGGCACCACCGTTGGTAGCGGCAACGGCAAGGCCACCGTCGGCGGAACGTTCGGTAGCGACGACTGCGTCGGCGGTGTCGTTCCCAGCCCTGTACATCCAACCAGCACCAGTAGACAGAGCAGACTAAGCCGGCACAGTACCATGATCACGTTCCTCCATTACATCTATGGACATCACATCTATGTATATCATGATGAACGTGATTACCGGTTTGTTCCCGCACAAGAAAGGGCAAAGATATAAGGAAAAAATCGGTTAGGTATGAAAACGACAGCAGGCTCAAACCAGAGATACCTTATGCTGCTCACCGCAACTCCCTGTATCTTTGTGAGCAAACCCTACTGCTGAACCAGCGTATTCAGATCGACCAGAATCTCAATTTTCCCTGCCGCATTTGCTGCACTTCGTAGCTCAGCTACCCATGGCAAAAACGTGGTAGAAAACGCCTCTTGCCCGGCAGTCGTATCCAGCAGCGCCCGATCCTCGAAACTGCGCACCTCCGGCCCGCCGGTCACCTCGATGATATGCCAACCGAAATCGGTTTGTACCAGCCGTAATTCGCCAGGCTGCATACTAAAAATCGCCTCTTCAAACGGAGCAACATAGACTCCACGCGGCGCCCAGCCGAGATCACCTCCTTGTGCCGCCGACCCCGGATCATCCGAGCGTGTTCACGCCAGTGCAGCAAAATCGGCTCCATTCTGCAATTCGGTCAGAATGGCTTCGGCGGTGACCTTGCGACTCTCTGCTTCCTCCGGCGTAGCCGCGACCAAGATATGCCGCGCCCGCACCTGTTCGGCAGTGGTATGCTTAAGCAGCATCTGCTGAATTAGCTGATCGCGCCGTAACAACCGCCGTAATTCGGCTTCGTCGGCGATGTTGTTACTCTGCAAAAACTCAGCAAATTTCGCGTCATCACCACCAGCCTGCGCCAGGCGCAATTGCTCCACCTGCGCATCAACCGCGGTCTCATCGACCGTCGCCCCTTCCTGATGGGCCGCTTGGACAACCAGCTCGACATCGATCATCTGATTAACGAGTGTTTGTACATCCCCGCCCGGCAGATAAAAGCGATCAAAATCTTGCCGCAGGATATATTCATCACCGACACGGGCAATAGCTCCTTCTGGTACATTCGAGACTGTCACAGGTGATGCACTTGTTGTCGGCGCAGATGGTACATTCGTCGCCGAATCGGCTACCGTCGGCCCAGAAGGTGCCCCACAGGCGGTCAAGACCAGGCTTGCCATCAGCACCAAACCCACCGCATAGACAAAAAAACGATCCAGGCTCACAAAAAACTCCTCTCACACCAAAACCGGGCGTATCACAGACGATATGCCACAATACGGGTATCGTACCACATCTTGTCACCCGCAGCATAATCGGCAACATCCACTGTTCGGCCAAAGTATGGTAAGATGGCGCGCTAGTGAAGCAGAAAATCAGAGAGGCAATCCTAGACGCAGTTTGCTACCCTGTTGCACTGGAGGAATAACCTATGGGCCTAATGGAAGGCAAAAAAGGCCTGATTCTCGGTGTCGCCAACGACCGTTCGATTGCATGGGGCATCGCCCAAGCGTTGCATCGTGAAGGGGCGACGATTGGCTTTACGTACCTTGGCGAGGCGCTTGAACGGCGGGTACGCCCCTTAGCCGAAAGCATGAACGCACCGCTGATCGAGCCGTGTGACGTATCGAAAGATGAAGACATCGCAGCACTCATGGAACGCACCCGCGCGACATTCGGGCAGATCGACTTTCTCGTTCACGCGATCGCCTTTGCCAACAAAGAGGAACTCAGCGGTACAATCCTCAATACGACCCGCGAAGGCTTTCGCATTGCACTCGAAATCAGTGCCTACTCACTCATCGCACTGGTCAAAGCCGCCGAACCGCTCTTTGCCCCTAACGCTAGCGTACTCACCCTTACCTACCACGGTTCACGTCAGGTCATTGGGAGCTATAACGTGATGGGAGTAGCTAAAGCAGCGCTCGAAGCCAGCGTGCGCTACCTCGCTGCCGGTCTCGGACCGCGTGGCATCCGAGTGAACGCGATTAGCGCCGGCCCGATTCGGACGCTTGCCGCCAGTGGTATTGCCAA includes the following:
- a CDS encoding WD40 repeat domain-containing protein gives rise to the protein MVLCRLSLLCLLVLVGCTGLGTTPPTQSSLPNVPPTVALPLPLPTVVPTLPPTSTPLASTPTPIPPTPLPQPVVLAPTYSEEILFLRGGSLVAIDPSSNQERVLANNVRDVAIDPTGRHIAVASNQIISLIDRSSGAAQTLVSGRIAYGLSWAPDGLTLAYAAAPQPPTLPFDWMQWSNWCATATVYLIDLPTLNELTIGSGCDPVFASDGRRLAFATSPSAQPSSLNFPGQTNAIRLVNRAGANAWDLATANGSTGLGYLVYRPTWLPDAKMVAYQRFFGYQALVDLNLTMITDSSGGTENPTLIGTGWLRPPAFSPDGRYVASVEYNFSDARGFSGYDVWSFALVELVGQRSEASPSGNLTLLGQLVTKLPRITSAAWSPNGNNLVVLAPANWNPTDNPNDPLYSFTTPGELWLLSSGGQPQQTVNSNVDYASPLIWAYEGLVTAQMGSAMIRYPANWQLSPVTNNGELVATGNGRFIGRRTVANPALLNGSTWMQTVSDWVSVTQANQPYQMPDGSYLATFTGQAADGSSIGGAARFDTTTIIISYASASAWPNERAFGIGLAFAAQ
- a CDS encoding enoyl-ACP reductase FabI; its protein translation is MGLMEGKKGLILGVANDRSIAWGIAQALHREGATIGFTYLGEALERRVRPLAESMNAPLIEPCDVSKDEDIAALMERTRATFGQIDFLVHAIAFANKEELSGTILNTTREGFRIALEISAYSLIALVKAAEPLFAPNASVLTLTYHGSRQVIGSYNVMGVAKAALEASVRYLAAGLGPRGIRVNAISAGPIRTLAASGIANFRSLHKHFAEYAPLRRNVTIEDVGNAALYLCSPLSAGVTGEIHYVDGGFNVVVPGSSDEL